A genomic segment from Bradyrhizobium sp. CB1015 encodes:
- a CDS encoding ABC transporter ATP-binding protein produces MTNLVEISGLNIRFTGERTVYAVNDLSLSLGNSEVLGLLGESGSGKSVTLRALMRLLPKKRTQISGAVNVLGRDVLAMNDEELSSFRGQTVSMIFQEPALALDPVYTIGAQIAESVVRHEGKSFAEGRARALEMLDVVRIPSAKRRLDAYPHEMSGGMRQRAMIALALACRPKILLADEPTTALDATVQIQILLLLRELQREFGMSVIFVTHDIGVAIEICDRVAVMYAGQIVEQGTLRDIVRSPVHPYAKGLLASTIHGAKRGQRLETIPGTPPSLAEKPHNCSFAPRCKLAEPRCLEQLPANVEVGPGRAARCVLAEPVTVVS; encoded by the coding sequence ATGACAAACCTCGTCGAGATCTCAGGCCTCAACATCCGCTTCACCGGCGAGCGCACGGTCTATGCCGTGAACGATCTCAGCCTCTCGCTCGGCAACAGCGAGGTGCTGGGCCTGCTCGGCGAGTCCGGTTCGGGCAAGAGCGTGACCTTGCGTGCGCTGATGCGCCTGTTGCCGAAGAAGCGCACGCAGATTTCAGGCGCGGTCAACGTGCTGGGCCGCGACGTGCTCGCCATGAACGACGAGGAGCTGTCGTCGTTCCGCGGCCAGACCGTCTCGATGATCTTTCAGGAGCCCGCGCTGGCGCTCGATCCGGTCTACACGATCGGCGCGCAGATCGCCGAAAGCGTGGTGCGCCACGAGGGTAAGAGCTTTGCGGAAGGGCGCGCACGCGCGCTCGAAATGCTCGATGTCGTGCGCATTCCCTCGGCCAAGCGCCGGCTCGATGCCTATCCGCACGAAATGTCCGGCGGCATGCGCCAGCGCGCCATGATTGCGCTGGCGCTGGCCTGTCGTCCCAAAATCCTTCTTGCGGACGAGCCGACCACCGCGCTCGATGCCACCGTGCAGATCCAGATCCTGCTCTTGCTGCGCGAGCTCCAGCGCGAGTTCGGCATGTCCGTCATCTTCGTCACCCACGACATCGGCGTCGCCATCGAGATCTGCGACCGCGTCGCGGTGATGTATGCCGGCCAGATCGTGGAGCAGGGGACCTTGCGCGACATCGTCCGTTCGCCCGTGCATCCCTATGCCAAGGGCCTGCTCGCCTCCACCATCCACGGCGCCAAGCGGGGCCAGCGACTGGAGACCATCCCCGGAACGCCGCCGTCGCTGGCCGAGAAGCCGCACAATTGTTCCTTCGCCCCGCGCTGCAAGCTCGCCGAGCCGCGCTGCCTGGAGCAATTGCCGGCGAATGTCGAGGTCGGGCCGGGTCGGGCGGCCAGATGCGTCCTGGCGGAGCCGGTCACCGTAGTGTCATAG
- a CDS encoding amidase, which translates to MSREPALMTLTEIARAIAMKQVSSHEATRALLQRIAQWQPHLNAFMSIEAETALKAADAADSELAKGNVRGPLHGVPLAHKDMYYDAGHVATCGSLIRRDFVPTVTSTALQRLKDAGQIRLGTLHLAEFAYGATGHNSHYGPVRNPWNVAHITGGSSSGSGSAVAARLTYAALGSDTGGSIRMPAHFCGVTGLKTTWSRVSRAGAMPLSQSLDTVGPLARTAEDCALLLALTAGPDPEDPTASREPLSDYVAATKASLNGLKIGVPATDYVDDLDSEVARVLDETIAVLKREGADIVKVELPDQRQLQAASQLVLAAEAAAFHKRWLIERSQDYGAQTLMRLQNGLAVPAITYLEAMRWRGPALAAHNAATAGVDAVVAPASPVPAPTIEESDVGGGPNAPALLQRLTLFTRPVNFLGLPSLTIPSGFTKTGLPVGMQLIGRSFDEATLLTIGAAFQRVTDYHDRLPKLPS; encoded by the coding sequence ATGAGCCGTGAGCCTGCCTTGATGACGCTCACCGAGATCGCGCGCGCGATCGCGATGAAGCAGGTGTCCTCGCACGAGGCGACGCGCGCGCTGCTGCAGCGCATCGCGCAGTGGCAACCGCATCTCAACGCCTTCATGTCGATCGAGGCCGAGACTGCATTGAAAGCGGCGGATGCCGCCGATTCCGAGCTCGCCAAGGGCAATGTCCGTGGTCCTCTGCATGGCGTGCCGCTCGCGCACAAGGACATGTATTACGATGCCGGTCACGTCGCGACCTGCGGCTCGCTGATCCGCCGCGATTTCGTGCCGACCGTCACGTCCACGGCCTTGCAGCGGCTGAAGGACGCCGGCCAAATCCGGCTCGGCACGCTGCATCTCGCCGAGTTCGCCTATGGCGCGACCGGGCACAACAGCCATTATGGTCCGGTGCGCAATCCATGGAACGTGGCGCACATCACCGGCGGCTCGTCCTCGGGCTCCGGCTCGGCGGTCGCCGCGCGCCTGACCTATGCCGCGCTCGGCTCCGACACCGGCGGCTCGATCCGCATGCCCGCGCATTTCTGTGGTGTCACGGGGCTCAAGACCACCTGGAGCCGCGTGAGCCGCGCCGGCGCCATGCCGCTGTCGCAATCGCTCGACACGGTCGGCCCGCTCGCCCGCACCGCGGAGGATTGCGCGCTGCTGCTGGCGTTGACGGCCGGCCCGGATCCGGAGGATCCGACCGCGAGCCGCGAGCCTCTCTCGGACTACGTCGCCGCGACCAAGGCATCCCTGAACGGCCTCAAGATCGGCGTGCCCGCGACCGACTATGTCGACGATCTCGACAGCGAGGTCGCGCGCGTGCTCGACGAGACCATTGCGGTGCTCAAGCGCGAGGGCGCCGACATCGTCAAGGTCGAGCTGCCGGACCAGCGGCAATTGCAGGCGGCGAGCCAGCTCGTGCTGGCCGCTGAAGCCGCCGCCTTCCACAAGCGCTGGTTGATCGAGCGTTCGCAGGATTACGGCGCGCAGACATTGATGCGCCTCCAGAACGGCCTGGCCGTTCCCGCCATCACGTATCTCGAGGCGATGCGTTGGCGCGGGCCGGCGCTCGCGGCCCACAATGCCGCGACGGCAGGCGTCGATGCGGTGGTCGCGCCGGCGTCCCCGGTGCCGGCGCCGACGATCGAGGAGAGCGACGTCGGCGGCGGCCCGAACGCGCCGGCGCTGTTGCAGCGGCTGACGCTGTTCACCCGCCCGGTGAATTTCCTGGGCCTGCCGTCACTGACCATTCCTTCGGGCTTCACCAAGACCGGCCTGCCGGTCGGCATGCAGCTGATCGGCCGCTCCTTCGATGAAGCGACTCTGCTGACCATCGGCGCCGCGTTCCAGCGCGTCACCGACTATCACGACCGATTGCCGAAGCTGCCTTCATGA
- a CDS encoding ABC transporter ATP-binding protein yields MSETNTSVAMLEPVEDRGGLAQPLLQVNGLTKHFPVRGGLFAAKRTVRAVDNVSFSVAKGETVGIVGESGCGKSTTARLLMHLIPRDDGDIIYDGMTVGQSLSLRELRRGMQMVFQDSYASLNPRLTIEESIAFGPKVHGMADGAARNLARELLGKVGLRPENFASRYPHEISGGQRQRVNIARALALSPRLVILDEAVSALDKSVEAQVLNLLADLKREFGLTYLFISHDLNVVRYISDRVLVMYLGEVVELGPVDQVWDSPAHPYTRALLAAMPSSDPDRRTETPPITGDPPNPIDPPSGCRFHTRCPFAEPLCANATPKLTALDNMGHEAACYMAIPGSGHSRAPRGETA; encoded by the coding sequence ATGAGCGAGACCAACACTTCCGTCGCCATGCTGGAGCCCGTCGAGGACCGCGGCGGGCTCGCGCAGCCGCTGCTTCAGGTCAACGGCCTGACCAAGCATTTTCCGGTGCGCGGCGGCCTGTTCGCCGCAAAACGCACCGTGCGTGCCGTCGATAACGTCTCCTTCTCCGTCGCCAAGGGCGAGACGGTCGGCATCGTCGGCGAGTCCGGCTGCGGCAAGTCCACCACCGCGCGCCTGTTGATGCACCTGATACCGCGCGATGACGGCGACATCATCTATGACGGCATGACCGTCGGCCAGTCGCTGAGCTTGCGCGAGCTGCGCCGCGGCATGCAGATGGTGTTCCAGGATTCCTACGCCTCGCTCAATCCGCGCCTGACAATCGAGGAATCCATCGCCTTCGGACCGAAGGTCCACGGCATGGCCGATGGGGCGGCGCGCAACCTTGCGCGCGAGCTGCTCGGCAAGGTCGGCCTGCGCCCGGAAAACTTCGCGAGCCGCTATCCGCACGAGATCTCCGGCGGCCAGCGCCAGCGCGTCAACATCGCGCGGGCGCTGGCGCTGTCGCCGCGGCTGGTGATCCTGGACGAAGCCGTCTCCGCGCTCGACAAATCGGTCGAGGCGCAGGTGCTCAATCTGCTCGCCGATCTCAAGCGCGAATTCGGCCTCACTTATCTCTTCATCAGCCACGACCTCAACGTGGTCCGTTACATCTCGGACCGCGTGCTGGTGATGTATCTCGGCGAGGTCGTCGAGCTCGGTCCGGTCGACCAGGTCTGGGACAGTCCGGCGCATCCCTACACGCGCGCGCTGCTCGCCGCGATGCCGTCCTCCGATCCTGATAGGCGTACCGAGACGCCGCCAATCACGGGCGATCCGCCCAATCCGATCGATCCGCCCTCGGGCTGCCGCTTCCACACCCGTTGCCCGTTTGCGGAGCCGCTCTGCGCAAATGCGACACCAAAGCTCACAGCGCTGGATAATATGGGCCACGAGGCCGCGTGCTACATGGCGATACCGGGTTCAGGACACAGCCGCGCCCCCAGGGGAGAAACCGCATGA